From a single Pseudobutyrivibrio xylanivorans genomic region:
- a CDS encoding AAA family ATPase yields MGKKPIVLAVAGKGGVGKTSLASVMVKLLVEAYPDKKILAIDADPAVGLSTALGVEPELTLDDIRKEAVEAAENGDAKATVEVLGEARYRIFDAMVEMDGFSFIAIGRPEAAGCYCKINTYLKEVIAQVADNFDYIVIDGEAGIEQINRRVMEKVTHLVLITDSSKKGCGVVKTIKEVADNLVMYDKIGVVVNRVPSEDVLQYMDLADIPLLGWIPADANLTERDLKGESVFYIPSEAPIVTGLRSSLEKMGVI; encoded by the coding sequence ATGGGAAAAAAGCCTATAGTGTTGGCTGTTGCTGGTAAAGGTGGAGTAGGTAAAACTTCGCTTGCATCGGTGATGGTCAAGTTGTTAGTGGAAGCTTATCCTGACAAGAAAATCTTAGCAATTGATGCGGATCCAGCTGTTGGTTTATCTACAGCACTTGGCGTTGAGCCAGAGCTTACTCTCGATGACATTCGTAAGGAAGCTGTTGAGGCCGCTGAAAACGGAGATGCTAAGGCAACCGTTGAGGTCCTTGGTGAAGCAAGATATCGTATCTTCGATGCTATGGTTGAGATGGATGGCTTTTCTTTTATTGCGATCGGACGCCCAGAGGCAGCTGGTTGCTACTGCAAGATTAACACATATCTTAAAGAGGTCATTGCACAGGTGGCCGATAATTTCGACTATATAGTCATCGACGGCGAGGCTGGAATCGAGCAGATTAATCGCCGCGTCATGGAAAAGGTTACTCACCTTGTTCTTATCACAGATTCTAGTAAGAAGGGCTGTGGCGTTGTAAAGACTATCAAGGAAGTGGCAGACAATCTTGTAATGTATGACAAAATCGGTGTGGTTGTGAATCGCGTGCCTTCCGAGGATGTTTTGCAGTACATGGATTTAGCGGATATTCCACTTTTAGGATGGATTCCTGCAGACGCAAATCTTACAGAGCGTGATCTCAAAGGAGAATCCGTATTCTATATCCCAAGCGAAGCACCAATCGTAACAGGTTTACGTAGCTCATTGGAGAAGATGGGAGTAATTTAA
- the udk gene encoding uridine kinase: MSEKICVLGVAGGSASGKTTIINKLQDFFGEDIAVISHDSYYKAHPEMTYEERSQLNYDHPDSFESDRMAEDVRKLIKGYAIDMPVYDYVNHNRSNETVHIEPKTVIVMEGILILENKELRDLMDIKIFVDTDADERLMRRIKRDMIERGRSIESIIDQYSKTVKPMHEEFVEPSKKHADIIIPRGGENEAGLEMLITYMNKKLHVEE; this comes from the coding sequence ATGTCAGAGAAAATTTGCGTTCTTGGTGTTGCAGGAGGTTCTGCATCAGGCAAGACTACAATCATCAACAAGTTACAGGATTTTTTTGGAGAGGACATTGCGGTTATTAGCCATGACTCTTACTACAAGGCTCATCCAGAGATGACCTATGAGGAGCGTAGCCAGCTGAATTACGACCATCCAGATTCCTTTGAATCTGACAGAATGGCAGAGGATGTGAGAAAGCTCATTAAGGGCTATGCTATCGATATGCCTGTTTATGATTATGTAAACCACAACCGTTCTAATGAGACTGTCCACATTGAGCCAAAGACTGTTATTGTCATGGAAGGTATTCTTATTCTTGAGAATAAGGAGCTCCGCGACTTGATGGATATCAAGATTTTTGTTGATACTGATGCTGACGAGCGCCTCATGCGCCGTATCAAGCGCGATATGATTGAAAGAGGTCGAAGCATTGAGTCAATCATTGATCAGTACTCAAAGACTGTTAAGCCTATGCACGAGGAATTTGTAGAGCCATCTAAGAAGCATGCTGACATCATCATCCCTCGTGGTGGAGAGAATGAGGCAGGCCTCGAGATGCTCATCACGTACATGAACAAAAAGCTGCACGTAGAGGAATAG
- a CDS encoding YitT family protein → MSAERRKELLIDVLMDALSGLCIGIALYNFAADAKFPLTGLTGIAMIFYQYWGWKIGIATIIMNIPLIVWAYKVLGKKFLLKSFKTMAIGTVMMDYVAPLIPKVEVGNLLLNALVVGVFTGLGYALVYMRNSSTGGADFIMMIIKAKHPHMSLGRIFFIVDTVIIVIDTIAYAHSFEALCYGFVISYIGSLVVDKVMISADAGMMCMIVTNKAEAIADAIDKAVERGTTIFTAKGGYKGDERQVLMCACSDKQMYQVNRVAKKIDVDAFIVIMESKAVYGEGFKRFKP, encoded by the coding sequence ATGTCAGCTGAGAGACGAAAAGAGCTTTTAATTGATGTTTTAATGGATGCCTTGTCAGGCTTATGCATTGGTATCGCTTTGTATAATTTTGCAGCCGATGCAAAATTCCCATTGACAGGACTGACTGGTATCGCTATGATTTTCTATCAGTACTGGGGATGGAAAATCGGTATCGCTACAATCATCATGAACATTCCACTTATTGTGTGGGCCTACAAGGTACTTGGCAAGAAATTCCTGCTGAAATCCTTCAAGACTATGGCAATTGGCACAGTCATGATGGATTATGTTGCACCTCTTATTCCTAAAGTGGAGGTAGGGAATTTGCTTTTAAATGCACTTGTTGTTGGTGTATTTACAGGCCTTGGATATGCGCTTGTTTATATGCGCAATTCATCAACAGGTGGAGCAGACTTCATCATGATGATTATCAAGGCTAAGCATCCACATATGTCACTGGGAAGAATCTTCTTCATAGTGGATACAGTGATTATTGTTATCGATACAATTGCTTATGCCCATTCCTTTGAAGCGCTTTGCTATGGTTTTGTAATCAGCTATATTGGTTCACTTGTGGTGGACAAGGTGATGATTTCTGCAGATGCAGGTATGATGTGTATGATTGTCACCAACAAGGCAGAGGCTATTGCAGATGCAATCGACAAGGCTGTTGAGCGCGGTACAACTATTTTCACTGCAAAGGGTGGATACAAGGGCGACGAGAGACAGGTTCTGATGTGTGCCTGCTCAGACAAGCAGATGTATCAGGTCAATCGTGTTGCAAAAAAGATTGACGTGGACGCATTTATTGTCATAATGGAATCAAAGGCAGTGTATGGCGAGGGGTTCAAACGTTTCAAACCATAA
- the pepT gene encoding peptidase T has product MRAYERLLNYVKVFTTSDEDSTSVPSTARQFDLAKLLVEELKGLGVEDAHVDDKCYVYGTIPATAGYEDKKVVGFIAHMDTAPDFCGENVNAIIEENYNGEDVVLGTSGRVIKVADFPHLKTLKGRTLIHTDGTTLLGADDKAGIAEIMTFVEEILKSNQPHGKICIGFTPDEEIGAGADHFDVEHFGADFAYTVDGGEENAVEYENFNAAAAEVKFNGVNIHPGDAKDIMVNAALVAMEFNALLPPSEVPSQTEGYQGFFHLTDMSGDVAEATLSYIIRDHDEEKFAYKKKIMEHASNIINQKYGEGTCELNIKDQYQNMLEMIKPHMFLIDYAFDALKDAGENPKAVAIRGGTDGARLSFMGLPCPNLGTGGYNFHGPMEHITAEGMDTVVKVLHGIVKRFAND; this is encoded by the coding sequence ATGAGAGCATACGAAAGATTATTAAATTATGTAAAGGTTTTTACTACAAGTGATGAGGATAGCACTTCAGTGCCTTCTACAGCCCGCCAGTTTGATTTGGCAAAGCTTCTTGTTGAGGAGCTCAAGGGTCTTGGTGTAGAGGATGCACATGTTGATGACAAGTGCTATGTCTATGGAACTATCCCTGCAACAGCAGGCTACGAGGACAAGAAGGTTGTAGGCTTTATCGCACACATGGACACTGCACCGGATTTTTGCGGCGAAAACGTAAATGCGATAATTGAAGAGAATTATAATGGTGAGGATGTTGTCCTTGGAACATCAGGTCGTGTTATAAAGGTGGCGGATTTCCCACACCTTAAGACATTAAAGGGACGCACACTTATTCATACAGATGGTACAACTCTTCTTGGTGCAGATGATAAGGCTGGAATCGCTGAGATTATGACTTTTGTTGAGGAGATTCTTAAGAGTAATCAGCCTCACGGTAAAATCTGTATCGGCTTCACACCTGATGAGGAAATAGGCGCTGGTGCAGACCACTTTGATGTTGAGCACTTTGGAGCTGACTTCGCATATACTGTAGACGGTGGCGAAGAAAATGCAGTTGAGTATGAGAACTTTAATGCAGCAGCCGCTGAGGTTAAGTTTAACGGAGTAAATATCCACCCAGGTGATGCAAAGGACATTATGGTAAATGCAGCACTTGTTGCTATGGAGTTTAATGCACTCCTTCCACCTTCAGAGGTGCCATCACAGACAGAGGGTTATCAGGGATTCTTCCATCTTACAGATATGTCTGGTGATGTTGCTGAGGCTACACTTTCATATATTATTCGTGATCACGATGAAGAGAAGTTTGCTTACAAGAAAAAGATTATGGAGCACGCTTCAAACATCATCAATCAGAAGTATGGCGAAGGCACATGCGAGCTTAATATCAAGGATCAGTACCAGAACATGCTTGAGATGATTAAGCCTCATATGTTCTTAATAGATTATGCTTTCGATGCATTAAAGGATGCAGGAGAAAATCCAAAGGCTGTTGCAATCCGTGGCGGCACAGATGGAGCACGTCTTTCATTTATGGGTCTTCCTTGTCCAAACCTTGGTACAGGTGGATATAATTTCCACGGCCCAATGGAGCACATCACAGCCGAGGGCATGGATACAGTCGTTAAAGTGCTTCACGGAATCGTAAAGCGATTTGCAAATGACTAA
- a CDS encoding polya polymerase: MKITNIKDTEAFFKVIDSCVGTVELVTNEGDRLNLKSKLSQFVSLANIFQADSSIIPELELIAYEPEDSKRLLDFMINQ, translated from the coding sequence ATGAAGATTACTAATATTAAGGACACAGAAGCATTCTTTAAGGTAATTGATAGCTGTGTTGGAACAGTTGAGCTTGTTACAAACGAAGGCGACAGATTAAATCTTAAGTCTAAGCTTTCGCAGTTTGTTTCTCTTGCAAATATCTTCCAGGCAGATTCAAGCATCATTCCTGAGCTTGAACTTATCGCATATGAGCCTGAGGATTCAAAGAGATTGTTAGACTTCATGATTAACCAGTAA
- the ychF gene encoding redox-regulated ATPase YchF, with product MKLGIVGLPNVGKSTLFNSLTKAGALAANYPFATIDPNVGVVSVPDKRLDVLTKMYNSKKTVPATIEFVDIAGLVKGASKGEGLGNQFLANIREVDAIVHVVRCFEDANVVHVDGSIDSLRDIETINLELLFADMEVMERRYSKTERSARMDKTLQKEAAMQKRLLDHMEAGNMAKTFELNDEDEEGYFKEYNLLTAKPVIYAANVEDEDLADDGANNKNVQAVREYAAKEGSEVFVISAQIEQEISELESEEEKQEFLEAMGLSESGLDKLITASYRLLGLISYLTSGEDETRAWTIKKGTKAPQAAGKIHTDFERGFIKAEVVSYDDLMANGSMAAAKEKGLVRMEGKEYIVSDGDVITFRFNV from the coding sequence ATGAAGCTTGGCATTGTTGGATTGCCTAATGTCGGAAAATCGACACTTTTTAATTCACTTACAAAGGCAGGAGCACTTGCAGCAAACTATCCATTTGCTACAATCGACCCAAACGTTGGTGTTGTATCAGTTCCTGATAAGCGTCTTGATGTACTCACAAAGATGTACAATTCAAAGAAGACAGTTCCAGCTACAATCGAGTTCGTTGATATCGCTGGTCTTGTAAAGGGCGCTTCAAAGGGTGAGGGACTTGGAAACCAGTTCCTTGCAAACATCCGTGAGGTAGATGCAATCGTTCACGTTGTACGTTGTTTTGAGGATGCAAACGTAGTTCACGTTGATGGTTCTATTGATTCGCTCAGAGATATCGAGACAATCAACCTTGAGCTTCTTTTTGCAGATATGGAAGTTATGGAGCGTCGTTACTCTAAGACAGAGAGAAGCGCTCGTATGGATAAGACACTTCAGAAGGAAGCTGCTATGCAGAAGCGTCTTTTAGATCACATGGAAGCTGGAAATATGGCAAAGACCTTCGAGCTTAACGATGAGGATGAGGAAGGCTACTTCAAGGAGTACAACCTTCTTACAGCTAAGCCAGTTATCTATGCTGCAAATGTTGAGGACGAGGACCTTGCAGATGATGGCGCTAATAATAAGAACGTACAGGCTGTTCGTGAGTATGCTGCAAAGGAAGGTTCTGAGGTATTCGTAATCTCAGCTCAGATTGAGCAGGAGATTTCAGAGCTTGAGTCAGAGGAAGAGAAGCAGGAGTTCTTAGAGGCTATGGGTCTTTCTGAGTCAGGTCTTGATAAGCTTATCACTGCATCTTACAGACTTCTTGGTCTTATCTCTTACCTTACATCTGGAGAGGACGAGACACGTGCTTGGACAATCAAGAAGGGAACAAAGGCTCCACAGGCTGCTGGAAAGATTCACACAGATTTCGAGCGTGGATTCATCAAGGCAGAAGTAGTTAGCTACGATGACCTTATGGCAAACGGTTCTATGGCTGCTGCCAAGGAAAAGGGACTTGTTCGTATGGAAGGTAAGGAGTATATTGTAAGTGATGGAGATGTAATCACTTTCAGATTCAACGTATAA
- a CDS encoding transglutaminase-like domain-containing protein — protein MEQYLRETQMLDYSNKSIQELIEKRGWRNLDEYQRLKAIYNYIRDEILFGYNIDDCIPASKVLADGYGQCNTKGTLFMALLRSCGIPCRVHGFTIDKKLQEGAMTGFVYRNAPQNIFHSWVEVYFEGIWYELEAFILDRAYLEKLQEMNLDCSGAFCGYGVAVTDFRNPVIDFDRNNTYIQSEGINQDFGIYDCPDELLKEHHQEMTALKAFAYRNLGRHLMNRNVRKIRN, from the coding sequence ATGGAACAGTACTTGCGAGAAACACAGATGTTAGATTATTCCAATAAAAGTATTCAAGAGTTAATTGAAAAACGGGGTTGGAGAAATCTAGATGAATACCAGCGGTTGAAAGCCATATATAATTATATAAGGGATGAAATTCTCTTTGGTTATAATATAGATGATTGTATTCCTGCTTCTAAAGTATTGGCTGATGGTTATGGTCAGTGCAATACAAAAGGGACTCTATTTATGGCGCTGCTCAGGAGTTGTGGAATTCCGTGTCGTGTGCATGGATTTACCATTGACAAAAAATTACAGGAAGGCGCTATGACAGGATTCGTATATAGAAATGCACCTCAGAATATTTTCCATAGCTGGGTAGAAGTATATTTTGAAGGAATATGGTATGAACTAGAAGCATTTATTTTAGATAGAGCGTATTTAGAAAAATTACAAGAGATGAATCTTGATTGTAGCGGTGCTTTTTGCGGTTATGGTGTGGCTGTAACAGATTTCAGAAATCCTGTAATTGACTTTGATAGGAATAATACTTACATACAGAGTGAAGGTATAAACCAAGACTTCGGGATATATGATTGCCCAGATGAGTTGTTAAAAGAGCATCATCAGGAAATGACAGCACTCAAAGCTTTTGCATACAGAAATCTCGGTAGACATTTGATGAATCGAAATGTTAGAAAGATTAGAAATTGA
- a CDS encoding ACT domain-containing protein, with protein sequence MELKRIDCKLTVCKVTEVSSINLESDFYFIGKTDEEVSLVCKTEDTPINTVERDDGWRGFRIQGVLDFSLIGILSKLSGILAEHKIGIFAVSTYNTDYILVKEENFERALNVLAAEGYTVV encoded by the coding sequence ATGGAACTGAAGAGAATAGATTGCAAACTAACAGTCTGTAAGGTAACTGAGGTATCAAGTATCAATTTAGAGTCGGATTTTTATTTTATTGGTAAGACAGATGAAGAGGTATCGTTAGTTTGTAAAACAGAAGATACTCCTATAAATACGGTGGAACGAGATGATGGATGGCGAGGTTTTCGCATTCAAGGAGTTCTTGATTTTTCATTAATTGGAATTTTGTCAAAACTTTCAGGTATTCTTGCAGAGCACAAAATTGGAATCTTTGCAGTATCGACATATAACACAGATTATATTCTTGTAAAAGAAGAAAATTTTGAGCGTGCATTGAACGTATTGGCTGCTGAAGGATATACAGTGGTATAA
- a CDS encoding TfoX/Sxy family protein has translation MSSSKDYLEFILEQLSSLDEISYKAMMGEYIIYYQGKIIGGIYDDRFLVKPTKSAKQMMANAQYETPYEGAKEMLLVDDIDNKDFLNKLLNSMVDELPAPKKKK, from the coding sequence ATGTCTTCAAGTAAAGATTATTTGGAATTCATTTTAGAACAGCTATCATCACTTGATGAAATTTCATACAAGGCAATGATGGGGGAATATATCATTTATTATCAGGGTAAGATTATCGGCGGAATCTATGATGATAGATTTCTTGTAAAACCAACTAAATCTGCAAAACAGATGATGGCTAACGCTCAATATGAAACACCCTATGAGGGAGCCAAGGAAATGCTTTTGGTTGATGACATAGATAACAAAGATTTCTTGAATAAGCTTTTGAATTCTATGGTTGATGAATTGCCTGCTCCAAAGAAAAAGAAATAA
- a CDS encoding flavodoxin domain-containing protein, producing MNIVIYGSQYGTAKRYAEELSNRLGFELKSYEEVADVNLYDTIIYVGALYAGGVLGMKKTFKGMKDSNGHTIVIATVGLADPTDKTNTDTIKKGMKNQLPTEVYDRASIFHLRGGIDYSKLGFKHKTMMGMLYKKAVTLPEDKKTSEVRAMIETYNKQVDFVDLITIEPIVKACFEKY from the coding sequence ATGAATATAGTAATATATGGTTCTCAATATGGTACAGCAAAGCGATATGCTGAAGAATTATCAAATCGTCTTGGATTTGAGTTGAAATCATATGAGGAAGTGGCAGACGTCAATTTATACGATACAATTATTTATGTTGGTGCATTATATGCTGGCGGAGTACTGGGGATGAAAAAGACATTTAAAGGCATGAAGGATAGCAATGGGCATACGATAGTAATTGCTACTGTGGGACTTGCAGATCCAACAGACAAGACGAATACGGACACGATAAAGAAGGGCATGAAGAATCAACTGCCAACAGAAGTATATGATAGAGCTTCTATTTTCCATTTGAGAGGTGGAATAGATTATTCAAAGCTAGGATTTAAGCACAAAACCATGATGGGAATGTTATATAAAAAAGCTGTAACACTGCCAGAAGACAAGAAAACTTCTGAAGTAAGGGCAATGATAGAAACCTATAATAAACAGGTGGATTTTGTGGATTTAATCACGATAGAGCCAATTGTCAAAGCATGTTTTGAAAAATATTAG
- a CDS encoding DUF5680 domain-containing protein has protein sequence MDKNLLDFLITAKKATYAGKGAETTSSRIKSHDLIYEDGDYMYYDTYIGTGKFAGEEALWIKDVPYWSMNYIGRVIGANFSGDFLKEALLLVPEEKPFRGPADYTKGDYTYHCDVDGSFDWFQGKEIISYKGNEIYECVFHGGLVE, from the coding sequence ATGGACAAGAATTTACTAGATTTTTTAATAACAGCTAAGAAGGCTACTTATGCAGGCAAAGGTGCTGAGACAACTTCATCAAGGATAAAATCGCATGATTTGATTTATGAAGATGGAGATTATATGTATTACGATACATATATAGGAACTGGCAAATTTGCTGGAGAAGAGGCTCTTTGGATTAAAGATGTTCCTTATTGGAGCATGAACTATATTGGTAGAGTTATTGGTGCCAATTTCAGTGGAGATTTTTTGAAAGAAGCGCTACTTCTAGTTCCAGAAGAAAAGCCATTCCGAGGACCAGCAGATTATACTAAAGGTGATTACACATATCATTGTGATGTAGATGGCTCGTTTGACTGGTTCCAGGGAAAAGAAATCATTAGTTATAAAGGCAATGAAATCTATGAATGTGTTTTTCATGGAGGTTTAGTCGAATAA
- a CDS encoding TIGR04076 family protein produces the protein MGYTDNKVKVTVVESHCPKYKVGDVIRFIGSDLDKDNSDNVCMVAMQAIILSFMLLEEGAI, from the coding sequence GTGGGTTATACAGATAACAAGGTAAAGGTTACAGTAGTAGAAAGTCATTGTCCAAAGTACAAAGTTGGAGATGTTATTCGTTTTATAGGCAGTGACCTTGATAAAGATAACAGTGATAATGTTTGCATGGTTGCAATGCAGGCAATAATCCTTTCATTTATGCTTTTAGAAGAGGGGGCAATTTAA
- a CDS encoding GNAT family N-acetyltransferase, which yields MERKIILETERLFLREMNTDDFEALYKVLADRDIMQHYPYTFDEKRVNDWIERNMNRYHENGFGLWAVCLKDTREMIGDCGLTLQNIEGKMLPEIGYHIRADHQRKGYAKEAATAVRDWAFANTDYPALYSYCKYTNVGSYKTAESIGMHFEKEYPDPENKITHVSVIFREETTVA from the coding sequence ATGGAACGAAAAATTATTTTGGAAACAGAGAGATTGTTTCTTAGGGAAATGAATACTGATGATTTCGAGGCACTATACAAAGTCCTTGCCGATAGAGACATCATGCAGCATTATCCATATACCTTTGACGAGAAAAGAGTCAATGATTGGATTGAAAGAAATATGAACCGATATCATGAGAATGGTTTTGGGCTCTGGGCTGTATGTTTGAAAGATACTAGAGAGATGATTGGTGACTGTGGATTGACACTTCAGAATATTGAGGGGAAGATGCTCCCTGAGATTGGTTATCATATCCGCGCAGATCATCAGCGAAAAGGTTATGCTAAGGAAGCAGCAACTGCTGTACGAGATTGGGCGTTTGCAAACACGGATTACCCTGCACTCTATTCATATTGCAAATATACAAATGTCGGTTCTTATAAGACTGCAGAATCTATAGGTATGCATTTCGAGAAGGAATACCCAGATCCCGAAAACAAGATTACTCATGTATCGGTAATCTTTCGTGAAGAGACGACAGTCGCATAA
- a CDS encoding acyltransferase family protein, with the protein MRKTYLDNVRWITVVLVVIYHVIYIFNGVVVHGIIGPFSDHQPQDTYQYIVYPWFMLLLFVVSGMSARYELNKRTEKEFIRVRTRKFLVPSTIGLLVFGWVLGYYNMLMGGAFDTMDNVPKPVLFLIMAVSGCGVLWYVQMLWLFSLVLVLIRKIEKDRLYNICGKANLLIVMLFVIPVYGAAQILNTPMIVVYRFGIYGLGFLIGYFVFSHDKVMERLGKNWLILSIIALVSCVAFVILYIGQPYADHVVLDTIMCNVFAWFGTIGILAFMKKWGNFQNAFSKWMCKKSWGLYVFHYLMIAVSGWYLHTLCPALAPVIVYLLVTIAAFAGSYLLYEIISRIPFLRWCVLGIKKEKKE; encoded by the coding sequence ATGAGAAAGACATACTTAGATAATGTTCGTTGGATAACAGTAGTGCTAGTTGTCATATATCATGTAATCTACATATTCAACGGCGTAGTTGTGCATGGGATTATCGGTCCATTCAGTGACCATCAGCCACAGGATACATATCAGTACATAGTGTATCCATGGTTTATGTTGCTCCTGTTTGTGGTGTCAGGCATGTCAGCTCGCTACGAACTGAATAAGCGAACAGAGAAGGAATTCATCAGAGTAAGGACGAGAAAATTTCTTGTGCCTTCAACAATCGGCCTTCTGGTGTTTGGATGGGTTCTTGGCTACTATAACATGCTGATGGGCGGTGCATTTGATACCATGGACAATGTACCAAAGCCGGTTCTTTTCCTGATAATGGCAGTCAGCGGTTGCGGCGTTTTGTGGTACGTTCAGATGCTATGGCTCTTCAGCCTAGTTCTTGTGCTTATTAGAAAGATTGAAAAAGACAGATTATATAATATCTGTGGGAAGGCCAATCTTTTGATAGTTATGCTGTTTGTTATACCTGTATATGGCGCAGCGCAGATACTTAATACACCGATGATAGTGGTGTACAGATTTGGTATCTATGGGCTTGGCTTCTTAATCGGCTATTTTGTATTTTCTCATGACAAAGTGATGGAACGACTTGGCAAAAATTGGCTGATTTTAAGCATCATCGCCCTAGTATCCTGTGTAGCCTTTGTAATTCTTTATATAGGTCAGCCTTATGCCGATCACGTTGTTCTAGATACAATCATGTGCAATGTATTTGCATGGTTTGGAACAATTGGCATACTTGCCTTCATGAAAAAATGGGGCAATTTCCAGAATGCTTTTTCAAAATGGATGTGCAAAAAATCATGGGGATTATATGTATTCCATTATCTGATGATAGCGGTCAGCGGATGGTATTTGCATACACTATGCCCAGCCCTTGCGCCTGTCATCGTATACCTGCTGGTTACAATAGCAGCCTTCGCAGGCTCATACCTTTTGTATGAGATAATTAGTCGCATACCTTTCTTAAGATGGTGCGTTCTGGGGATAAAAAAGGAGAAGAAGGAATGA
- a CDS encoding LysR family transcriptional regulator translates to MRNLKCFQIVYEEKNLQVAAGKLFLSPQGLSKIIKSLEEECGMPLFVRSKDGFMPTEAGKIYYEKSHEILKDINEMFFSIGSLVKREKHFRIGFSAGVIRTIDIPAVNRFMKANPEIVANWDEQDNEIVLEQVLNGVIDCGLVVGRPNVQGLICQLIKSVEIVLYVYKGHKFWDREQINIIDLTDEPIVSMNRKYHIYQNLMNACHMKDFHPNIVARVVDGATIYSLVRNGIGVGISPKLFPKDDNIRAIPITDAYSWDLYGVYLENSPDAEMAKRFINVTLGE, encoded by the coding sequence ATGAGAAATTTAAAATGCTTCCAAATTGTATATGAGGAAAAGAATCTGCAGGTGGCAGCCGGAAAGCTTTTCTTATCACCACAGGGTCTTAGCAAAATAATCAAGAGCCTTGAGGAAGAGTGCGGCATGCCGCTTTTTGTGCGTTCTAAGGACGGTTTTATGCCTACTGAGGCAGGCAAAATCTATTACGAGAAATCCCATGAGATTTTGAAGGATATTAATGAAATGTTTTTTTCTATTGGTTCCTTAGTCAAAAGAGAAAAGCACTTCAGAATTGGGTTTTCAGCAGGTGTAATCAGAACTATTGACATTCCAGCGGTTAATCGATTTATGAAAGCAAATCCTGAGATAGTTGCTAACTGGGACGAACAGGATAACGAGATAGTATTAGAGCAGGTTTTAAATGGCGTAATTGACTGTGGACTGGTCGTAGGCAGACCAAATGTGCAAGGCTTGATTTGTCAGTTGATAAAGTCTGTGGAAATCGTGCTTTATGTGTATAAAGGCCATAAATTTTGGGACAGAGAGCAGATAAACATTATTGATTTGACAGATGAGCCGATTGTTTCCATGAATAGAAAATATCACATTTATCAAAATCTTATGAATGCATGTCACATGAAAGACTTTCATCCTAATATAGTAGCCAGGGTTGTAGACGGCGCCACTATTTATAGCTTGGTTCGCAATGGTATCGGTGTAGGAATTTCACCAAAGCTATTCCCGAAGGATGATAATATCCGTGCCATTCCTATCACAGATGCATATAGCTGGGATCTTTACGGTGTTTATTTGGAAAACTCACCAGATGCTGAGATGGCAAAACGGTTTATAAACGTGACGCTTGGTGAATAG